A stretch of DNA from uncultured Methanobrevibacter sp.:
TGGCATAATCTACTCTTCAGCAATATTCATCCCATCACTTGTAATCCTTTCTATGGGATTGAATGAACAGTATGCAAGTCTTATGCTAATTCCAATTTTGGGAGCAAATGCAGTTGCAGCACCAATACTCGGTAAGATTCTGGATTCTGCAGGTTCCCGTAAGATCATGGCAGTGGGAACAATAATGTTAGCTATAGGATTATTTGCAATTGCAGTTTACCCAAGCAATTTGATATTTTTCATAATAGCAGGATGCATGATTGGTGTAGGTCTTGTAACAATCATCGGCGCTCCTTTAAGATACATAGTTTTAACTGAAGCAAAACCATATGAAAGAGGTGCAGGCCAAGCTATTGTAAACATGCTCTCAAGTGCAGGACAATTGATAGGTGGAGCCCTCATTGGTGGAATAATCGCATCATTTGCGGGAATTTTAGGTTATAAAATCAGTTTGCTTTTAGCAGCGATTGTTGCTCTCGTTGCATTTGCATTCACATTGAAATTAAAAAGCCGTGACGAGCAAATAGCTACCATGAAAGCAAATCAATGAAAAAATGAAATTATGTAATTAAAAAATAGAAAAAACTGAATAAAAAAATAAAATATTAATAAAAATAAGATAAAAAAGAAGGAAACATAAAATAAAAAAAATTAATAAAAATAAGATAAAAAAAGAAAGAATCACAAAATAAAAAATTAATAAAAATTTACTATTAAAAATATTAAAGAAAGATGTTAGGAAATAGCATCTTTCATAGATTTGACATAATTTACAAGTGGCTCTTTTGCATTTTCTCCATGCTCTGCAATAATATTAACAATTGCACTTCCTACAATAACACCATCAGCCACTTTTGCAATATTTTCTGCCTGTTCCGGAGTATTGATACCAAAACCAACTGCTGCTGGAACATCAGTAACTTCCTTAATATCTTTTAAAATGGATTTTAAATCAGTTCTAATCTCACTTCTCATTCCTGTGACCCCTAATGATGAAACAACGTAAATGAAACCGCTTGCTTCCCTTGCAATCATTTGAATACGTTCTTTTGAAGTAGGTGCAATCAAGCTGATTATATCAATGCAATACTTTTGAGTCACTTCAAGAATCTCATCCTTTTCATCATATGGAAGGTCTGGTGAAATGATTCCACAAACATTCAATTCCTGACATCTCTTGAAGAACTTGTCATAGCCATAGTAGAATACTGGATTGATATAAGTCAAGAACACCAAAGGAACATCTGACTTTTCCCTAATTTGACGGATTGCCTCAAAAACATCATCAGTGTTTGTATTGTTTGAAAGCGCTCTTATATTTGCCTCCTGAATGACAGGCCCCTCAGCTACAGGATCTGAAAATGGAATTCCTATCTCGACCAAGTCACATCCTGCCTCTTCCATAGCCAATACATATTCCACAGTCTTTTCAATTGTAGGGTCTCCTGCAGTCAAGAATCCTATGAAAGCCTTTCCATCCTTGAATGCATCAGCAATCTTTATATCTTTCTTATCACTCATTTAAAACACTCCTACAATTATTCGTATAATTCAAC
This window harbors:
- the trpA gene encoding tryptophan synthase subunit alpha; its protein translation is MSDKKDIKIADAFKDGKAFIGFLTAGDPTIEKTVEYVLAMEEAGCDLVEIGIPFSDPVAEGPVIQEANIRALSNNTNTDDVFEAIRQIREKSDVPLVFLTYINPVFYYGYDKFFKRCQELNVCGIISPDLPYDEKDEILEVTQKYCIDIISLIAPTSKERIQMIAREASGFIYVVSSLGVTGMRSEIRTDLKSILKDIKEVTDVPAAVGFGINTPEQAENIAKVADGVIVGSAIVNIIAEHGENAKEPLVNYVKSMKDAIS